The genomic region ATTAATTAATGGCTCTCACACCGCAACAAAACTTATTCCTACACTGAAAATAGGATTTTGGTACAGCACTTGCTTAAAAAAATTGACGCTGAAACTGTAAAGAAAACTATGGCTTAATGCTCGGGCAAGTAAGCTTGGCCAAGGGAGCAACAGCTTGAGAGTTAACGTAAGTGCAGGGCTCGGTGTAGACGGATGTCCAACGTAGATCAGTGAAGTGATCTTGCTTGTCAGGTCCACCAAGTATAGCACCGGTTAACTCATTAGGATTCGGTACGTCTTTATTGTACCATCGAACGAAGCTCATGGGGCAGCCCACTTCCAGATTGGCCTCCGACGCTGGGACCGAGGCACCCCGGTGGTGCGCTTGTTTCGGTGGATTGTTCCCAAACCCAACCATGTATGATCTTCCTTCAGGGTTTTTCCCTAGTATATAGTCCATCTGcaaattttccatttaacCGAACAGATGTTGAGTACATAACTTGTATATTCTGATGAACTATCTTCACCCATAGAAGCATTgttcaaatattaattacgCCAACAACTTTTACAGCTAGTGTTATGATCTTTACAGCTATCAAAGTAATTAGTTCTATAATGCTTGCTCGATGTCTACTGTACTgcatttctattttcttaagaaataataggCACTTTATGGAAATCTTTACCTGCTGCTTAGCAAAAGCCAAGAGGTGGGTGGAGTCAAACTGTTTGTTTCCACACTGGACCTTTTGGTTGAATTTTTGAAGCATATCACCATAGATAGTGAACAAGAAAGCTGCTCCTGTAACATACTGAGTGTTGGCCCCATCTCTCAAGTGAATCATTCCACCTGTAAATCAATCAGTGATTTAGAATAATAAgcattattttcatatatcGCCATTACAATTGAAGGAAAGATGCAAAGAGCCAGAAGACCTGGAGTCATGGGAATCTTAAAATAAGGACTTTCAGGAAGCACTGAGCAAATATAACTGTCAGCTTGGTCCTTGTAGGATTTTAAACACTGATcacctttaaagaaaaactgcaTTTTGAAGAGAATATTGGTGATCAGGTTCATTGCAAAAATGAAATGTAAATTAATACAAATGGGAAATGTACGAACTGCCATCATAGCCTCTCTTTAGAAAGGAAGAGTGGAAATGTTTAGTATAAGAGACCTGAGAAAGGAGGACTTGGACTCCAGCATATTTGAGGTCCCAGTTAAACTCATCGACAGCTGCACTAACTGCTTCTTCTTTGATGTAGTGCAAGTATGCGCTTTTAAAGGTGGCATGGTATAGCCATGCTGCCGCCCACAGCAGCTCATCCTGCATTTTCCACACGCATCGAACTTGGTTAAGATCAGATATAACTAAAGCCAGCCACATGCCAGCCCAAATCCAAGAATATGGTTTTGGGTCATCAGAAGCCCAGTTGTCTGTTGGACTTGGAAATCCAAAGATTGATTGCTGATGGGCCAAGACCTGTGTCTTATTGAAGACAAATTTATGGTCTCAGCCTTGATTTTTAGgagagagggagagggagATTACGTTATAGCCAGAGTAAGAGCAATAGAAGGGGCATTCTCCATCGTAGGTTCCCTTGTGTGATTTAGCAAATTCGAAAAGCTGCGGCCAAAAATATAACCAAAACAAGTAAATTTAGTGTCCAACACTTGcaatttaaaaggaaaaatgcaaACATTTAAAGGCACCGAAATATATATACCAATTTGGCTTTGTTAAGGAGACGACGTGCATAGGCACGATCAGTGCCTCTAAAGACCATAGAAGAAGCAGCCATTGCCGCAGCAGTTTCAGCTGCAATCTCTGTTCCAGGTGCACTCGCATTGATTTGCAGGACAGTTCTCGGTGTCTTCATTTTCTCTGGTCTCACCCAACATTCATGATCTTTTACAGGGTCGCCaacctttttttaaaaacccAACATAGAAATAAAACGTCAAATACTGTCGAAAATGCAATATAAATAGGAGTTAGACTATAGAGAAAGTAGCATTTTGATTACCTGCACATACAATCTGTCACGTCTAGCAGCGGCTTTTAGAAAATAATCAGTGCCCCAACGAATAGCCGCACGAACGTTTTCCAACTCGCCAGCAGCTTGCAGATGGGACTTGTAAGCAATAGCAGACCATGCCAGGGTGGTGGTTGTGAATGCCATGGGCAATCCATATTTCACATTGTCTCCAGCATCGTAATATCCTCCGACAAGGTCCACCTGTCATAAATAGAAGATTAACAAAATAGCATGCATGCATGCGAATGAAAGATTGAAACTTGGAGTTGTGTCTTGTCTCTTCTCTATGTTTATATTATGATGAagacagaaagaaaaaataacaaatgaatGAAGGGTACATTTGCTTCTTTTCCATCATCAAGAGCAGAATCTCCTCTCCAGGATGGTCTATGATTAGGGGGTAGTTTCCCTGATCTTTGTGCTTCTAAAAAAATGATGGACTTGGTGAGGGCGTCCTTGTAGTTCGAATCATGACAAGCAACAGAGACTAAATGCCCTTGAAACACAGCCAGCCATGCCACAACAGCGGCTGCATATGTTCTTGCAAAAGTTCCCATGAAAACAACCACCCAAAATCCACTTTCAAAACAATTGAATATCTATACCAATtctaagaagaagaagaaaaaaaaggaaggttTTGAGAGGCTTGCTCCAAGGGATTGGAATATCAAGTTTAAAGCAGAGGCGCTCTGTTTTCCGTTAAGAATTATATTGGGAAACAAGGTGGCATTAATGGTTTCGGGTCTGGAATCATCATGTTAGTTTTGGGGTTTGATGGCGGGAAAGATGAGAGGGATTAGTTATAGTGAgtttgtatgtatattttaggAGTGGAGGAGAGAAGGTGGGGGATTTGAGAGATTTTCGGGAGGAGGTTTGCCCGTATTTAGGCACACTAAACATGATTATTACTATACTTGATATGCGGTGTTTAGAATCTTTGTTAGACTAATTAAGGTTCCCCCTTGACCTCCCATTTTTACCTACACCAAGAAGAGATTCTTGGTCACTTATCTCTGCCTCTGGTTTTCGGACATGTTTTATAATTGGATTGCTACCCTGTTAATCAAAAACGGATTCTATCTTTGGTGCTTACGATATCCAAACGCTCAAAACAAGAAGAATTAATTGAATTGAATGAAATTCCTGACTAACAGATTGGTTCAATAAGCACGGATTGTTAAATTTATGGAAGGGAGGTCACTCAAGTAAAAGGGTTGATACagtttaaacacattttgacTTCATTAGATGAAATGCCTTGAGTGAATCTTTGGCTTTCCAAGGTCGAGCCTTTTTTCCAGATTTTCGGTTCTGATTCTAGTCTGTTTGGCGTTTGTTTTCTGCTTAATCCGTTTACCTCTTTCTTTGGCATcaataattcatcaattcccCCTTTCAACAAGTATGAACAACAACATTCATCCTTCAATCAATCGTGATTGGATTTGGTTTTGCTCTGGTAAGTTATGGTCATCTCGAGACAAGTTACAACGTGGCTACATttgtatataaaaaagaatgatGATGACAAATATAATAGGGATATCTATTTAACTGAAGATTATCCCCACAGCTACAAAGAATATCGTAAAAATTACAACTATCCTACGTTGTATGATTCTCGAGCAAACCATTGCAAGGTTTGCATTGAATTTTCTGATTGCCCCTGGTGTGTTCATCAGCCACCCCTCTAAAGTACTGTAAAAACGTCTATGAAAGGTTAAGTTCCTCGAGACAATAGCCATTTGCTCATTTAAAAATTGACACAATGGTAATGGAAAACAAGCCACCTCAGCATCTCCTTATAATGCTTGCAACATTTCTGCCGATGTCTTCTTTTGTTTGCTCGGACACCGGGAAATCTCCAACGTACATGTCAAAGAAAGCCCCTGGCAAACAAAACATATTAGCATCTCGACCTTTAGCTGTTAAAATCATAGTCTAAGGTTGAAAAAAAAGCTAATCAACATACGTCAAAGGGTAAAGAAGTGCTAAGACCAAAGGGGATTTACTTACTGCATAAATCCTTGCTGTGGACCACTCCTATCTGGTTACCTCCAACTGCACAAATATATACTTTCACTATAAGATGAATGTACACTTTGGACAATTTTTAGCAAATACAAAATATCGGACAGAGTTGTACttgacaaagaaaaagtgacaaagaaaatattaGTCAGATCACTTTTGTAACTCATTCTCCATGGAGCAAACAGCATGCCAAGATAGTAGTCTCATGCAGTGGTTGTTACTGTTTGAGAAgggattgaaaaaaaaaaaaaaaacctactTTTGGTAATTAGTTGCCCATCAGCTGTCCGCTGAAAGTCAATTATTGTTCCCTGCAATATCCCAATAAGGTTAAGTTGACTTGCTGCAACCTTCAATCACatagaaaaagatgaaaaataaaggGGCATTACCGCAGGCAATGGAATATCTTGAGTGAAGTAGGAGCCAAATGTACTTAGGCAATGATAATCAGTGTTGGGATTTGTCTAGTAGAAGTAACAAAATTTGTCAGAAAACCAGCAGACCTATAAGAgcaattaaaagaagaaaagaagaggatGGGAGGGGAGGGGGGCAGAGAATAAATTCACCAACTTTGATTGCTTACCTTTACTAAACGAGCACGAAGAGATTTTTCAAATGCACTGCAACATATACAATAAAAGCCAATAATCAAGACGCAACCCATCTAATTTCATCCAAGCTATTCCTATCAAACGGGATACAATAAATGGACATTTGCAAGTCCAACAAAAAGAGCCCTACCACCTAATCAATGTATGGGCCTCACACAAAGCAGTTTCCAAGAAGCAGCACAACttgacaaaattttaaaggGTGAAAAAGAACTTACTCTCTTACTGTATTGACTTTCATCCCATTGCAATTAACCACAAGCCTAACAGTCATACCAATATCCTCCCTGCACACTCATATAGAAAAAGATTCATACAAAAAGAGACACAGAAAAGACGTCAAAGTcggcaaaaacaaaaagcgTACAATAACAAACTGAGGCTAAAATCTGTCCACACTCATAACTTTGAACAAACAACTTATGAATGTTCCAAGTCCTTAAAAAGCCTTTACTGGCATTTGGCAGtaataaattttctaaatttcaCTGTCTTTAGCATGGAAATTTTCAAGTACCTAAGAAGATCCTGATAAAAATCATTGTGTTTGTGCAGTTCACCCGCTGGAATAGAAGCATACTTTGGACCCAATTTCTGGCATACAGAGTATGGATGAATATCTATAAGGGGAAAAGGAAATCAAGCATGAGTCGTTGAAAGATCAGGAAAACCACATCACTAATAACAAAAGGAAAGTAGAATGAAGCAAAATCCACAAGTACTTACAAAAACCAAAAGCATACACCTTCAGagacttaattttgattattttcatggtTCTTGATCCAGTACCAACAAGCACCTGAAAGCATTGAGAAGTTGCTAAAGTTATTGCAAAAGGAACCCAGAAATCCCCAACATGTCAAAAATGCCCAGTCAGATTATGTTAAAGTGATGCATGTTCCCATTGTGACTATACATGTTTGGCCTAATAATGTTTTGTGATGCAAGTCCCATGGCTAATCTACagaaagctttaaaatcagttagtttaaaatttcaaaaaagttGCTTTTAATGTGTGTAAGAAACTGTAGGAACGGCTAACagcatgaaaaagaaattaattgcCAGACAGCATATCAAAATACTTTGTGAATAtaccaaaatataaataagcaGGCAAACGGTAAAGGCATATCACAGATGGTTGATACAGAGTGGGTTACTGAAGCAACAGCAATCAGTCCACAATGTTTTACCTCAGAAGCTAAACTGGAATTATTCTGTCTATCTAATATGTTATCCAATATCATTGGGAACTCGATGCCGGTTCTCGGTTCAACAGCATGTCTTGTCCAGTTCAAATCTAGAAAAGATAGACTGCCACATCCTTGAAGCCCAACATCACAACGCCTTTGATCCATGCATTCTTGCGTTTGAACTTCTGTATTTTCCAGTGGAACGGCTAGTACCTTTGCAGATCTGATAACATTAAatcaatgacttaattgatgaGCAACTATATGACTAGAAAAACACAGTACAGAAAGGTAAGAGACAATGTAATTTGTGAGATAGAAAACCTTACAAGTTGTCAAATGGTGGAATTAGAGCAGCAGCTAATGAGAGCAGAGGAAAGGATTGGAGTGCTTCCACTTCTCCAAAGAAGTGTCTCATTGCATAACTCGAAATTTTACCAAAAACAAGTGGGGTGGCAGATTGGCCACTCGATTCAGAAGCAAATTGAAATCCAGCAACATAATTCTTGCAAGAAGCAATGTGCTTAACCTTAGCTGAAGACTTGCAACTTCCAGATTTCAAACCACGTTGATTACCAGCAGATATATCCCTACTCAAATTCGAAGTCGACATACTAGAGAACCAAAACAGTAATGTACCTGCAAACCTTGACATGCAACCAAAAGCTTCACGAAACGCAAGACTACCAGGTACATACATGTGTTTAGAATGGTACAAAGAACTGTCAACCAATGAACTGAACTGAGAAAACAAATGAGCTCCCAAACCATTAGATACAAAGGGCTCCATTGCAAAAATATATGGAGACCCTCCTCCATCTAAATCCATGAAAAGCAACCAATTACTCCGCATAATTTTTCAGACTTAAGCTAAATGCCCAATTCAGAAATCTTAAACCTTTCTGAACTGGGCAAATCAGGTGCTCGAATTTACCGCCCAATTCGATACAATGCAcctgtaaaaaaaatttgataatcCAATTAGAATTCAATTATGATCCATTTaagaacagaaaagaaaataatcataaaaattaaattacaaagaGTTATAATGACATTGAAAATGTACAAAACATTCAGCTCAAATAATTGGAAGCCAAGACAAGCAGCATATATCCGGGAATAAAAATGTCTATTAAATTATTCCATGCAATTAACCACGATTATCATTCAATGCAAAGAAagttaatcttttttttcataattaatagaagaaaaaatctTTACAGAAATCAAACGAAGCTGATTCCAGAAACAGAGGTAAACTCTACATTCATCAAATGcggcaaaaataaaaaagttcaaaatgaaTTACGTACACGAAAATATAggttcaaagaaaaataatgtcCGAAAGCGGTTAAATTTAACGAacctttcttctttattttctttttgaccaaacattttacaagaaataaaatgggaaatgggaaatgggaagaaaatgaaacatgAAAACATACCTGAAATGAAATCACGAGGAGAAAACTTGCATGTCGAGATCAAGAGATTCAAATTACTAAATTGAACctagggttttattttctttcttcttttttttttttcttttttctttcttctttcggGGTGGTGTCAagagtttttatttcaagggaGAGAGGAAAGGAATA from Theobroma cacao cultivar B97-61/B2 chromosome 9, Criollo_cocoa_genome_V2, whole genome shotgun sequence harbors:
- the LOC18588164 gene encoding endoglucanase 16: MGTFARTYAAAVVAWLAVFQGHLVSVACHDSNYKDALTKSIIFLEAQRSGKLPPNHRPSWRGDSALDDGKEANVDLVGGYYDAGDNVKYGLPMAFTTTTLAWSAIAYKSHLQAAGELENVRAAIRWGTDYFLKAAARRDRLYVQVGDPVKDHECWVRPEKMKTPRTVLQINASAPGTEIAAETAAAMAASSMVFRGTDRAYARRLLNKAKLLFEFAKSHKGTYDGECPFYCSYSGYNDELLWAAAWLYHATFKSAYLHYIKEEAVSAAVDEFNWDLKYAGVQVLLSQFFFKGDQCLKSYKDQADSYICSVLPESPYFKIPMTPGGMIHLRDGANTQYVTGAAFLFTIYGDMLQKFNQKVQCGNKQFDSTHLLAFAKQQMDYILGKNPEGRSYMVGFGNNPPKQAHHRGASVPASEANLEVGCPMSFVRWYNKDVPNPNELTGAILGGPDKQDHFTDLRWTSVYTEPCTYVNSQAVAPLAKLTCPSIKP
- the LOC18588165 gene encoding fatty-acid-binding protein 2 → MRSNWLLFMDLDGGGSPYIFAMEPFVSNGLGAHLFSQFSSLVDSSLYHSKHMYVPGSLAFREAFGCMSRFAGTLLFWFSSMSTSNLSRDISAGNQRGLKSGSCKSSAKVKHIASCKNYVAGFQFASESSGQSATPLVFGKISSYAMRHFFGEVEALQSFPLLSLAAALIPPFDNLSAKVLAVPLENTEVQTQECMDQRRCDVGLQGCGSLSFLDLNWTRHAVEPRTGIEFPMILDNILDRQNNSSLASEVLVGTGSRTMKIIKIKSLKVYAFGFYIHPYSVCQKLGPKYASIPAGELHKHNDFYQDLLREDIGMTVRLVVNCNGMKVNTVRDAFEKSLRARLVKTNPNTDYHCLSTFGSYFTQDIPLPAGTIIDFQRTADGQLITKIGGNQIGVVHSKDLCRAFFDMYVGDFPVSEQTKEDIGRNVASIIRRC